The Apodemus sylvaticus chromosome 5, mApoSyl1.1, whole genome shotgun sequence genome has a segment encoding these proteins:
- the Il36a gene encoding interleukin-36 alpha — translation MSKDKELSALTPWFRHIQDLSSRVWVLQNNILTAVPRKEQTDPVTVTLLPCQYLDTLEKNRGDPMYLGVKKPQSCLFCTKNGEWPVLQLAKGNIMEMYHQKEPVKASLFYHKKSGTTSTFESAAFPGWFIAVCSKGSCPLILTQELGKTFITDFEMIVVH, via the exons ATGAGTAAGGATAAAG AACTAAGTGCACTAACACCTTGGTTTAGACATATTCAGGATCTTAGTAGTCGTGTGTGGGTCCTTCAGAACAATATCCTCACTGCAGTCCCAAGGAAAGAGCAAACAGATCCAG TCACTGTTACCTTACTCCCATGCCAATATCTGGACACTCTTGAGAAGAACAGGGGGGATCCTATGTACCTGGGAGTTAAAAAGCCTCAGAGCTGCCTGTTCTGCACAAAGAATGGGGAGTGGCCTGTACTACAACTTGCG AAAGGGAACATAATGGAAATGTACCACCAAAAGGAACCTGTAAAGGCCTCTCTCTTCTATCACAAGAAGAGTGGTACAACCTCTACATTTGAGTCTGCAGCCTTCCCTGGTTGGTTCATCGCTGTCTGCTCCAAAGGGAGCTGCCCACTCATTCTGACCCAAGAACTGGGGAAAACCTTCATCACTGACTTCGAGATGATTGTGGTGCATTAA